From one Sphingobacteriales bacterium genomic stretch:
- a CDS encoding YqaE/Pmp3 family membrane protein: protein MSIWRVLLSILFPPLAVYDKGCGSIVITFILTLLGWVPGVIAALVILNNPKS from the coding sequence ATGAGTATCTGGAGAGTTCTGTTGAGTATTTTATTTCCTCCTCTGGCCGTTTATGACAAAGGCTGCGGAAGTATTGTCATAACATTTATCCTGACATTATTGGGATGGGTACCGGGTGTGATTGCCGCCCTCGTTATCCTGAACAATCCCAAGAGCTAA
- a CDS encoding bifunctional phosphoribosyl-AMP cyclohydrolase/phosphoribosyl-ATP diphosphatase HisIE — protein MQADFQKSSDGLLPAIIQDFQTGKVLMLGYMNEESLAKTKELNKVTFFSRTKNRLWTKGEESGNFLEVMDIRLDCDSDAFLIKAKPSGPVCHTGNDTCWYEKNKDEFSFLHYLEALILDRKQHPKDNSYTNLLFDKGLNKIAQKVGEEAVEVVIEAKDNNDELFKGEVADLFFHLLVLMAEKNISLNEVLTVLKNRHK, from the coding sequence ATGCAAGCAGACTTCCAAAAATCATCCGACGGCTTATTGCCGGCCATCATTCAGGACTTCCAGACAGGTAAAGTACTGATGTTGGGATATATGAATGAAGAAAGTCTTGCTAAAACAAAGGAACTGAATAAGGTTACTTTTTTCTCCCGCACCAAAAACAGATTATGGACAAAAGGAGAGGAGAGCGGGAACTTTCTGGAAGTGATGGATATAAGACTGGATTGCGACAGCGATGCATTCTTGATAAAAGCGAAACCATCCGGCCCGGTTTGTCATACCGGCAATGATACCTGCTGGTATGAAAAAAATAAAGATGAATTTTCATTTTTACACTACCTGGAGGCTTTGATTCTGGACAGAAAGCAGCATCCGAAAGATAACTCCTATACCAATTTGTTATTCGACAAGGGCCTGAATAAAATTGCTCAGAAAGTCGGTGAAGAAGCGGTGGAAGTCGTGATTGAAGCGAAGGATAATAACGATGAATTATTCAAAGGGGAAGTTGCTGACTTATTCTTCCACCTGCTGGTTTTAATGGCGGAAAAGAATATTTCTTTGAATGAAGTGCTGACTGTCTTAAAAAACCGGCATAAATGA
- a CDS encoding enoyl-CoA hydratase/isomerase family protein, whose product MAHIHLIKKENYGIIQMDREKANPMNHEFVAEMRIALKNFMEDDSIEGAIINGKENFFSAGLDLPELYTYDEKQFEKFWRNFMDLVCDLVAFDKPLIASVNGHSPAGGCIIAIGCDYRVMAEGNYKIGLNEIPIGIVVPRGVFDIYSYWIGQKTAYQYLMEGKLYSPAHAKEMGLVDEVVPADQVLETAEAKLKQYLAFNQAGWRITKRQLRQDQLKSISSISDFEMKTFLQQWWSEPVRKSVGQFVENLKKK is encoded by the coding sequence ATGGCACATATACACCTGATAAAGAAAGAAAATTACGGCATCATCCAGATGGACAGGGAGAAAGCAAACCCTATGAACCATGAATTTGTTGCAGAGATGAGGATTGCACTGAAAAATTTCATGGAAGATGACAGCATTGAAGGTGCCATCATAAACGGGAAAGAAAATTTCTTTTCTGCCGGGCTTGATTTGCCGGAGTTATATACATACGACGAAAAGCAGTTTGAGAAGTTTTGGCGAAATTTCATGGATTTGGTTTGTGATCTCGTGGCGTTCGATAAACCATTGATTGCATCCGTTAACGGACACTCGCCGGCAGGCGGCTGTATCATTGCCATCGGATGTGATTACAGGGTAATGGCGGAAGGTAATTATAAAATCGGACTGAATGAGATACCTATTGGCATAGTTGTGCCGCGCGGTGTTTTCGATATCTACAGTTACTGGATTGGCCAAAAGACAGCCTATCAGTACCTCATGGAGGGGAAATTATATTCTCCCGCACATGCCAAAGAGATGGGGCTTGTGGATGAAGTCGTACCGGCAGATCAGGTATTGGAAACTGCCGAAGCGAAACTGAAACAATATCTCGCCTTCAATCAGGCCGGATGGCGTATCACCAAACGCCAGTTAAGGCAAGACCAGCTGAAATCCATCAGCTCCATTTCTGATTTTGAGATGAAAACATTCCTGCAGCAATGGTGGAGTGAGCCGGTTCGGAAGAGCGTAGGCCAGTTTGTAGAGAATCTGAAGAAGAAATAA
- the hisF gene encoding imidazole glycerol phosphate synthase subunit HisF, with amino-acid sequence MLTKRIIPCLDIKDGQTVKGVNFVNLIHAGNPVELAQAYVEQGADELVFLDITATVEKRKTLVKLVEKVAEAINIPFTVGGGISSTEDVDALLSAGADKVSINSSAVKRPELIDELAAQFGSQCVVVAIDTKLEDDWKVYTHGGRTSTPIYTKDWAKEIQERGGGEILLTSMNHDGTKNGFALDITRWCSDNVLIPIIASGGAGKKEHFADVFKMAAADAALAASVFHFGEIEIPDLKNYLKEQGITVRI; translated from the coding sequence ATGTTGACTAAACGCATTATACCTTGTTTGGATATCAAAGACGGACAAACCGTCAAAGGGGTGAATTTTGTCAACCTGATTCACGCCGGCAATCCGGTGGAACTGGCACAGGCTTATGTGGAACAGGGTGCGGATGAGTTGGTTTTTCTGGATATAACAGCTACAGTAGAGAAACGAAAGACATTGGTGAAGCTGGTGGAAAAGGTGGCGGAAGCCATTAATATACCGTTCACGGTTGGCGGCGGCATCTCGTCGACAGAAGATGTGGATGCCTTGCTGAGTGCCGGCGCTGATAAGGTTTCTATCAACTCATCTGCAGTCAAACGCCCTGAACTCATTGATGAATTGGCCGCTCAGTTCGGTTCTCAGTGCGTCGTCGTCGCGATTGATACGAAACTGGAAGATGACTGGAAAGTATATACACATGGAGGCAGAACATCCACGCCAATTTATACCAAAGACTGGGCAAAAGAGATACAGGAGCGCGGTGGCGGTGAAATTCTGCTGACTTCCATGAATCACGATGGCACTAAAAACGGATTTGCACTCGATATCACACGGTGGTGTTCGGACAATGTGTTGATTCCCATAATAGCCAGCGGGGGTGCCGGCAAAAAAGAGCATTTTGCCGATGTCTTTAAAATGGCTGCTGCAGATGCCGCCTTGGCGGCCAGTGTATTTCATTTCGGGGAAATTGAGATTCCGGATTTAAAGAATTATTTAAAAGAACAGGGAATTACGGTAAGAATATAA
- a CDS encoding NAD(P)/FAD-dependent oxidoreductase gives MDLKIPYTGQKRVVIIGGGFGGIELAKALKNQDVQIVLLDKHNYHTFQPLLYQVATGGLEPGSIAYPLRKFMQDIPNGIFRLAEVKEIDTANQKIHTDIGDLHFDYLVIATGSTTNFFKFSEAESGKMQQMKDIPQALDLRSYILENFEEALLTFDESKKEELINIAIVGGGPTGVELAGAIGEMRKNILPKDYPELDFRKMQIHLFEAGDRLLSAMHPENSEKALKYVKDFGVNVWLNTMVTGYNDSELALNNGKKIKTDTVIWTAGVKGNPVAGLSADLIAGNSRIAVDDFCRVKGFEYIYALGDVAFMAQEDFPKGHPMVAPVAIQQGHLVANNILRGLKNQEIKTFKYVDKGSMATVGRNKAVMESKGVRMGGFIAWLAWLFVHVMTLVGFRNKLTVTLGWLYNYFTYDRTLRLIIRPSKRKEE, from the coding sequence ATGGATTTAAAGATACCTTACACAGGTCAGAAGAGAGTGGTTATCATCGGCGGCGGATTTGGCGGCATTGAGCTGGCAAAGGCACTCAAGAATCAGGATGTCCAGATTGTTTTACTGGATAAACACAATTATCATACCTTCCAGCCGTTATTGTATCAGGTTGCTACCGGCGGACTGGAACCAGGAAGTATAGCCTATCCTTTGCGAAAATTCATGCAGGATATCCCAAACGGGATTTTTCGGTTGGCGGAAGTTAAAGAGATAGATACTGCAAATCAAAAAATACATACAGACATCGGTGATTTGCATTTTGACTATCTGGTGATAGCCACCGGCAGTACCACCAACTTCTTTAAATTTTCAGAAGCGGAGTCCGGTAAGATGCAACAGATGAAGGATATTCCGCAGGCGCTGGATTTGCGAAGCTATATTCTGGAAAATTTTGAAGAGGCATTGCTCACATTTGATGAAAGCAAGAAAGAGGAACTGATTAACATAGCCATTGTGGGAGGCGGCCCAACCGGCGTGGAATTAGCCGGAGCCATCGGTGAAATGCGAAAAAATATCTTGCCTAAAGATTACCCCGAACTGGATTTCAGAAAGATGCAGATTCATTTATTTGAAGCGGGAGACCGTTTACTATCGGCGATGCATCCGGAAAATTCTGAAAAGGCATTGAAATATGTAAAGGACTTTGGTGTCAACGTCTGGCTGAATACCATGGTGACCGGATATAATGACAGCGAACTAGCGCTGAATAATGGGAAGAAAATTAAAACCGATACAGTTATCTGGACGGCCGGCGTGAAAGGAAATCCGGTAGCCGGGCTTTCCGCTGATTTAATTGCCGGAAACAGCAGGATTGCCGTTGATGATTTTTGTCGGGTAAAAGGATTTGAATATATTTATGCATTGGGCGATGTGGCCTTCATGGCTCAGGAGGATTTCCCCAAAGGCCATCCTATGGTCGCTCCTGTAGCCATACAGCAAGGCCATCTGGTGGCTAATAACATCCTGCGCGGATTAAAAAATCAGGAAATAAAGACATTTAAATACGTCGATAAAGGTTCTATGGCAACGGTCGGAAGGAATAAAGCCGTGATGGAAAGTAAAGGCGTTCGTATGGGCGGATTTATTGCATGGCTTGCCTGGTTGTTTGTCCATGTGATGACGCTGGTCGGTTTCCGGAACAAACTCACAGTTACACTGGGTTGGCTGTACAATTATTTCACATATGACAGAACGTTGCGTTTAATCATTCGTCCGTCCAAAAGAAAAGAGGAATAA